A single Chanos chanos chromosome 8, fChaCha1.1, whole genome shotgun sequence DNA region contains:
- the bscl2 gene encoding seipin: MGTVTGPLLLWLQDVAAVTLLRARKTLLQAAILFCVLVLLLWVSVFLYGSFYYSYMPSVSFSTPVHIYYRTDCESSSSVLCSFPLANISLLKNGRDQVMVYGQPYRISLELEMPESPVNEQLGMFMVQMSCYTKDGQVMSSVARSAMLHYRSSLLQTLSTLMFSPLLVMGVSEQKQLIEVELYPDYRENAYQPTTGAFIEIQSRRIQIYSAQLRIHAYFTGLRYVLYNYPLMSAVVGVASNFAFLSVMVLFSYLQFIWGGVWPSEQVRIQVMMGNDTRLQQRREEARKRMSSSSSTPIKRPESESKLSVQQPQEHKQTANVKKKGELETLTVVGYMSEPTDQQEDTADDQPVFLEAPHIVETEVSEIEPDAPYQVAGDEVQEEEEEEEEEEVDETQPPQLSDTKLRHRHGPWMSL, translated from the exons ATGGGCACAGTGACGGGGCCCCTGCTGCTGTGGCTTCAGGATGTGGCGGCTGTGACGCTGCTGCGTGCCAGGAAGACCCTGCTTCAGGCTGCCATCCTGTTCTGCGTGCTGGTGCTGCTCCTCTGGGTGTCTGTCTTCCTCTACGGCAGTTTCTACTACTCATACATGCCCTCTGTGAGCTTCTCCACACCTGTGCACATCTACTACAG AACAGACTGTGAATCCTCCAGCTCagttctctgttcatttcctctGGCGAACATCTCACTGCTCAAGAATGGCAGAGATCAG gtgatgGTCTACGGGCAGCCATACCGAATCTCTCTGGAGCTGGAAATGCCAGAATCTCCAGTCAACGAACAGCTTGGCATGTTCATGGTCCAAATGTCGTGCTACACCAAAGACGGTCAGGTCATGTCATCTGTGGCACGATCG GCCATGCTCCACTACCGCTCAAGCCTGCTGCAGACCCTGAGTACGCTcatgttctctcctctgctggTGATGGGGGTCTCAGAGCAGAAGCAGCTCATCGAGGTGGAGCTCTACCCCGACTACAGGGAAAACGCC TACCAGCCCACCACTGGAGCTTTCATTGAGATCCAGTCTCGGCGGATCCAGATCTATTCTGCCCAGCTCAGGATCCACGCCTACTTTACCGGACTCAG ATATGTTTTGTATAATTACCCACTGATGTCGGCAGTGGTGGGCGTGGCCAGTAACTTTGCCTTCCTCAGCGTCATGGTTCTCTTCAGTTATCTGCAGTTTATCTGGGGCGGAGTTTGGCCATCAGAACAAGTCCGAATACAG GTGATGATGGGAAATGATACACGCCtccagcagaggagagaggaggcgcGTAAACGCATGAGCTCATCATCCAGCACTCCCA ttaagagacctgaaagtgaaagtaaactCAGCGTGCAGCAAccacaggaacacaaacaaacagcaaatgtaaaaaagaaag GAGAGTTGGAAACACTCACAGTTGTCGGTTACATGAGTGAACCAACTGATCAACAAGAGGACACAGCTG ATGACCAACCTGTCTTCCTGGAGGCTCCCCACATAGTTGAAACGGAAGTGAGTGAGATCGAGCCAGATGCCCCGTACCAGGTGGCAGGAGATGAGgtacaagaagaagaagaggaggaggaggaagaggaggtggatgaGACCCAGCCACCCCAGCTTAGCGACACCAAGCTTCGACATAGACACGGGCCCTGGATGAGTctctga
- the LOC115818984 gene encoding RNA-binding protein lark, with the protein MVKIFVGNVTSSTTEQELRALFEKYGAVSDCDILKNYGFVHMDEEEAAQKAVSALHKHELNGSRITVEYATTKVRNATKIYVGNVPEGVTAAKIKELFQPFGKVVECDIVKNYAFVHMQRENEALEAISELNHTKLEGQKIYVSLSRSNQARNGRGEDYFPPPPHHYPPHPHHPPHYLPPRPPPGEYYPPRGRLPPPPPLPPPPPRAYYERDVYERGIRNDPYAMSSSSYYDRDPYERRLPPPQRPLSPPLASRYYRERSPLGSRRTLLPPPPPPPSSASYARSYARSGSSSVPPAPSSVTASSHYQRYSVGSGFDKDEYFDDKYSNGFSRGY; encoded by the coding sequence ATGGTTAAGATATTTGTTGGTAATGTGACTTCCTCGACCACAGAGCAAGAGTTGCGTGCGTTGTTTGAGAAGTATGGAGCTGTTTCGGACTGTGACATCCTGAAGAACTATGGCTTTGTGCACATGGATGAAGAAGAGGCAGCACAAAAAGCGGTCTCTGCCTTGCACAAACATGAGCTCAATGGCTCTCGCATAACTGTGGAGTACGCCACCACCAAAGTCCGCAACGCCACCAAGATCTACGTGGGGAATGTTCCTGAGGGGGTTACCGCCGCCAAGATCAAAGAGCTCTTCCAGCCATTCGGCAAGGTGGTGGAGTGTGATATCGTGAAGAATTACGCTTTTGTTCATATGCAAAGGGAAAATGAGGCCCTGGAGGCCATTTCAGAGCTAAACCACACTAAACTGGAAGGCCAAAAGATCTATGTGTCCCTCTCCCGTAGTAACCAAGCCAGGAATGGCAGAGGTGAAGACTAtttcccccctcctccacaTCACTATCCCCCTCACCCACATCACCCCCCACACTACCTCCCCCCTCGACCTCCACCTGGCGAATACTACCCGCCACGTGGCCGACTTCCGCCACcgcctcctctccctccaccacctcctcgtGCCTACTACGAGCGTGATGTGTACGAGAGGGGTATTCGAAACGACCCGTACGCCATGTCCTCCTCGAGTTATTACGATCGGGATCCCTATGAACGCCGCCTTCCCCCACCCCAAcgacctctctctcctcctctagcCTCTCGCTACTACCGTGAGCGCAGCCCGTTGGGCAGCCGCCGCACTCTCCTgcctccaccaccacctccgcCCTCTTCCGCCAGCTACGCTCGTAGCTACGCCCGTTCTGGCTCCAGCTCTGTGCCACCAGCCCCTTCCTCCGTCACTGCCTCCTCCCACTATCAGCGCTACTCCGTTGGTTCAGGCTTTGATAAAGACGAGTACTTTGACGACAAGTACAGTAACGGTTTTAGCCGCGGCTACTGA
- the bada gene encoding uncharacterized protein bada: MSDYQNFTMENALQSSMNDTKALNDNDRSEPLETIKDAELLHQNVPTISSSTPLAVGSRVRLYSESQVYTVSRWEDTESQDGGSAEEGAGAGDGVPFRGRSQSAPAALWAAKKYGRQLRRMSDEFDTWLDKGELKRVNSPGGRAGQKKATRGWFSFLWSPKEEEGRE; this comes from the exons ATGTCAGACTACCAGA ATTTCACCATGGAGAATGCATTGCAGTCCTCCATGAATGACACCAAAGCCCTGAATGACAATGACAGATCAGAACCATTAGAGACAATCAAGGACGCAGAACTTCTACACCAAAATGTTCCCACTATCTCAAGCAGTACACCACTGG CGGTTGGGAGTCGTGTGCGGCTGTACTCAGAGTCTCAGGTTTACACCGTCAGCCGATGGGAAGACACAGAATCTCAGGATGGAGGTTCAGCGGAGGAGGGTGCAGGGGCTGGAGACGGGGTCCCGTTCCGTGGTCGATCACAGTCTGCTCCCGCTGCACTCTGGGCGGCAAAAAAATACGGGCGACAGCTGAGGAGAATGAGTGACGAATTCGACACATGGCTGGACAAAGGG GAGCTGAAAAGAGTGAACAGCCCAGGAGGAAGAGCCGGCCAAAAGAAGGCAACCCGCGGATGGTTCTCCTTCCTCTGGAGTccaaaggaggaggagggccgAGAATGA